DNA from Pirellulales bacterium:
CGACCAGCGACCCGGGCCAACAAGCATGCGAGGGTATGATGGACCGCGCGCAGTTCGAGACTGCCGCCCCATTGGACATGGCCGAGCGATTCGCGGTAGACGTGCCAATACCGCTTTGCCGCGGCGGCAAATGCCTCACGATGGGCCGACAAATGATGGGCTTTGCTGAGCAAGTGCGTCAGAGAAAACCCAAGATCGAACGCCGGCTCGCCCCAGTGGATGACTTCGTGATCGAGCAGCACCAGCCGATCCGCATGGACCAAGACGTTTTTCGGACTGTAGTCGCCATGCACCAGCGTGTCGCTCCGCCCACGGGTGTCTGCGATCAAGCCGCGCAAAAATGACGCGGACGCGGGAACTTGCTGCGCTGCGAATTCATAATACGGCTCAAGCCGCAGCGATTCGAAGAATGAGCGGTCGGCGAACTCCGCGGCCAGAATTTCAGGTCGTTCCGCGGCCCGCGAATGAATCGTCGCCAAAAGACAGCCGAACTGCTCCACCAGATTCAAATCGACCTCTCCGGCGAGCAGCAACGTCTTCCAATTCTCATGCGGCTGCGGCACGGCCTGCATCGCCAGCAGATGTTGCTCGCGGTCTTCAAACACCAGC
Protein-coding regions in this window:
- a CDS encoding phosphotransferase; the encoded protein is MPAIIHCRFIAIPLHLDIEQPPQLEAYLRTKGYAAADEPIQIRSLAGGVSNRTVLVEFADGRAWVLKQALPKLRVAVDWFSDPARIEREAQGLRRLAELAPAGTVTPLVFEDREQHLLAMQAVPQPHENWKTLLLAGEVDLNLVEQFGCLLATIHSRAAERPEILAAEFADRSFFESLRLEPYYEFAAQQVPASASFLRGLIADTRGRSDTLVHGDYSPKNVLVHADRLVLLDHEVIHWGEPAFDLGFSLTHLLSKAHHLSAHREAFAAAAKRYWHVYRESLGHVQWGGSLELRAVHHTLACLLARVAGRSPLEYLEHLERMRQAHAVVSLMAQPPQRVDTLIDALIERMNVFA